A window of the Saccharomyces eubayanus strain FM1318 chromosome II, whole genome shotgun sequence genome harbors these coding sequences:
- the ADK1 gene encoding adenylate kinase ADK1, with amino-acid sequence MSSSESIRMVLIGPPGAGKGTQAPNLQERFHAAHLATGDMLRSQIAKGTQLGLEAKKIMDQGALVSDDIMVNMIKDELTNNPACKNGFILDGFPRTIPQAEKLDQMLKEQGTPLEKAVELKVDDELLVARITGRLVHPGSGRSYHKLFNPPKEDMKDDITGEALVQRSDDNADALKKRLDAYHAQTEPIVGFYKKSGIWAGVDASQPPATVWAEILKSLGKN; translated from the coding sequence atgTCTAGCTCAGAATCCATTAGAATGGTCTTGATCGGCCCACCAGGTGCCGGTAAAGGTACTCAAGCTCCAAACCTGCAAGAACGTTTCCACGCCGCCCATTTGGCTACCGGTGACATGTTGAGATCCCAGATCGCAAAGGGTACTCAATTAGGTTTGGAAGCAAAGAAGATCATGGACCAAGGTGCTTTGGTCTCCGACGACATCATGGTCAACATGATCAAGGATGAATTAACCAACAATCCAGCTTGTAAAAACGGTTTCATTTTGGACGGTTTCCCAAGAACCATTCCTCAAGCCGAAAAGTTGGACCAAATGTTGAAAGAGCAAGGTACTCCTTTGGAAAAAGCCGTCGAATTAAAAGTCGATGATGAATTATTGGTTGCTAGAATCACCGGTAGATTGGTCCATCCAGGTTCCGGTAGATCTTACCACAAACTCTTCAACCCACCAAAGGAAGACATGAAGGACGATATCACTGGTGAAGCTCTAGTCCAAAGATCCGATGACAATGCTGacgctttgaaaaagagattGGATGCTTACCACGCTCAAACCGAACCAATTGTCGGTTTCTACAAGAAGTCTGGTATCTGGGCTGGTGTTGACGCCTCTCAACCTCCTGCCACCGTTTGGGCCGAAATCTTGAAGAGCCTGGGTAAGAACTAA
- the HTA1 gene encoding histone H2A, with product MSGGKGGKAGSAAKASQSRSAKAGLTFPVGRVHRLLRRGNYAQRIGSGAPVYLTAVLEYLAAEILELAGNAARDNKKTRIIPRHLQLAIRNDDELNKLLGNVTIAQGGVLPNIHQNLLPKKSAKATKASQEL from the coding sequence ATGTCCGGTGGTAAAGGTGGTAAAGCTGGTTCAGCTGCTAAGGCTTCTCAATCTAGATCTGCTAAGGCTGGTTTAACATTCCCAGTCGGTAGAGTGCATAGATTACTAAGAAGAGGTAACTACGCTCAAAGAATTGGTTCCGGTGCTCCAGTCTACTTGACTGCCGTCCTAGAATATTTGGCCGCTGAAATCTTAGAATTGGCTGGTAATGCCGCTAGAGATAACAAAAAGACCAGAATCATCCCAAGACATTTACAATTGGCCATCAGAAATGACGACgaattgaacaaattgtTGGGTAACGTTACTATTGCTCAAGGTGGTGTCTTGCCAAACATTCACCAAAACTTGTTGCCAAAGAAGTCTGCCAAGGCTACCAAGGCTTCTCAAGAATTATAA
- the HTB1 gene encoding histone H2B, producing MSAKAEKKPASKAPAEKKPAAKKTSTSTDGKKRTKARKETYSSYIYKVLKQTHPDTGISQKSMSILNSFVNDIFERIATEASKLAAYNKKSTISAREIQTAVRLILPGELAKHAVSEGTRAVTKYSSSTQA from the coding sequence ATGTCTGCTAAAGCCGAAAAGAAACCTGCCTCCAAAGCCCCAgctgaaaagaagccaGCTGCCAAGAAGACCTCTACTTCCACTGATGGTAAGAAGAGAACTAAGGCTAGAAAGGAAACTTACTCCTCTTATATTTACAAAGTTTTGAAGCAAACTCACCCAGACACTGGTATTTCTCAAAAGTCCATGTCTATTTTGAACTCCTTTGTAAACGatatctttgaaagaattgcCACCGAAGCTTCTAAATTGGCTGCTTACAACAAGAAGTCTACTATCTCTGCTAGAGAAATTCAAACCGCTGTTAGATTGATCTTACCAGGTGAATTGGCTAAACATGCTGTTTCTGAAGGTACTAGAGCTGTTACCAAGTACTCTTCCTCTACTCAAGCATAA
- the COX20 gene encoding Cox20p: MRWWPWSNQTQHEQQQQQQQQQDRPEGEPVLTNYSRGQKILLEDTPPKFTNDLSNSQLAKKQERATLKEAWDSVRWGDFSLERLTSIPCFRDAGMLGFSSMFLMGSVIFIYHKSPTKATNWAMSSLILGSIVGWEQCRLKRQKSFQIAQLAKETVAKKERPMMHNVVHDPALPEQWEVAKNEKQAQFQQSNQRLSQGSSDKKWYKFW; this comes from the coding sequence ATGCGTTGGTGGCCATGGTCAAATCAGACACAGCAtgagcagcagcagcagcagcagcagcagcaagaCAGACCGGAAGGAGAACCCGTACTGACGAACTACTCGCGGGGCCAGAAGATTCTACTGGAGGATACTCCGCCCAAGTTCACCAATGACCTATCCAACTCCCAGTTGGccaagaaacaagaacGGGCCACGTTAAAGGAGGCCTGGGACTCAGTCAGGTGGGGCGACTTCTCTTTAGAGAGGCTGACGTCGATCCCGTGCTTTAGAGATGCGGGCATGCTCGGGTTTTCCAGTATGTTTTTGATGGGGTCTGTCATATTCATATATCATAAAAGCCCCACAAAAGCCACGAACTGGGCCATGAGCTCTCTGATACTGGGATCAATTGTCGGGTGGGAGCAGTGTAGGTTGAAGAGACAAAAAAGCTTCCAGATTGCCCAGTTGGCAAAGGAAACCGTGGcgaaaaaggaaagacCAATGATGCATAACGTGGTGCATGACCCAGCTTTGCCAGAACAATGGGAGGTTGCCAAGAATGAAAAGCAGGCCCAGTTCCAGCAAAGCAACCAGCGCCTATCGCAGGGCTCTTCTGATAAGAAATGGTATAAATTCTGGtga
- the IVY1 gene encoding Ivy1p: MPSDNNEQVHGSPSSEHRLRVERDDGNHYDVSPDRYAPHLSEFYSIVNSKKPVASNAGSDDNDHLDDMHHLRTSKVYSKARRASSITSGTSTINDLQTLITKRDVKDTQEALSTLFRNSNAYSDSLLKTSHNGAEIALSLENIAKLKGCNDETAEKLLSASGLFYLLSNHQLIMSKYFNELLGDNLIDDIDEFKLQTKIMENKFKVQSKEQSLKLKLQERHNFDISKRKIRNLISYRESLSSLQARLDQLETLKHDFYMDSYELVENTCNKVLNKVATVSRAQVEISENIARKGWSGGGLDDLLYDADDPFSKKTKGPYGTADGDEETGDGEECMDDNEDTSGGDVVLNELLEGTSRPSTSKTFSPKSKSSSTASTPHHSYSNTNVEEVRSSNNEGGENGDEDDDEDVDNLMGAENSFSLPPTRNSNEETAETAETADTLRQLSIERDNDGNGSDSNSDAMEDQSSNI, from the coding sequence ATGCCTAGTGATAATAATGAACAAGTACACGGATCTCCTTCGAGTGAGCACAGGCTGAGAGTCGAGCGGGATGACGGTAACCATTACGACGTGTCTCCTGACAGGTATGCTCCTCACTTGTCGGAGTTTTATTCGATCGTAAACAGCAAAAAGCCCGTGGCGAGTAATGCTGGCTCCGACGATAATGATCATCTGGACGACATGCACCATTTGCGTACATCCAAAGTATATTCCAAGGCCCGCCGGGCATCCAGTATAACTTCTGGTACAAGTACGATCAACGACCTGCAAACTCTAATTACAAAAAGAGATGTCAAGGATACTCAAGAAGCGCTGTCGACTTTGTTTAGGAATTCGAATGCTTATTCGGACTCGTTGTTGAAAACATCTCACAATGGGGCGGAGATTGCcctttctttggaaaacatcGCCAAATTGAAAGGCTGCAACGACGAAACAGCAGAGAAGCTGCTAAGTGCCAGCGGGTTGTTCTACCTCTTGTCCAATCATCAGCTCATAATGTCAAAGTATTTCAATGAATTACTGGGAGACAACTTAATTGACGACATCGATGAATTTAAGTTACAGACAAAGATAATGGAGAATAAATTCAAGGTCCAAAGTAAAGAACAAAGCTTGAAGTTGAAATTGCAAGAAAGACACAATTTCGATATttcgaaaaggaaaataaggAACTTGATATCGTACCGAGAGAGCCTCTCCAGTTTACAAGCACGATTAGACCAACTAGAGACGCTAAAACATGATTTTTACATGGACTCATACGAGCTCGTGGAAAATACCTGCAATAAAGTACTAAACAAAGTCGCCACAGTGTCCAGGGCGCAAGTGGAGATTTCTGAGAATATTGCTAGGAAGGGCTGGTCTGGCGGTGGACTGGATGACTTATTATATGATGCGGACGACCCTTTCAGCAAGAAGACCAAGGGACCCTACGGGACCGCGGACGGAGATGAAGAGACGGGAGACGGGGAAGAGTGTATGGACGACAATGAGGATACAAGCGGGGGCGATGTGGTGCTCAATGAACTACTAGAAGGAACTAGTCGACCTTCCACGTCAAAAACATTTTCACCAAAGTCCAAGAGCTCCTCGACGGCATCTACGCCGCACCATTCCTACTCCAATACAAATGTGGAGGAGGTACGAAGCAGCAACAACGAAGGCGGCGAAAATGGcgacgaagacgatgatgagGATGTGGACAATCTGATGGGGGCGGAGAACTCGTTTTCGTTGCCGCCTACAAGAAACTCAAACGAGGAAACAGCGGAAACGGCGGAAACGGCGGATACGTTGAGACAGTTGTCTATTGAAAGGGACAATGACGGCAACGGCAGCGATAGCAATAGCGACGCGATGGAAGACCAGTCAagtaatatataa
- the SIR4 gene encoding chromatin-silencing protein SIR4 encodes MSDGKKTPNRLSTPKITNDSKTPTDKNAKISEKLNETKTPRIPLFTFAKGKSHSRPSTPTHKTRTLSKEAKTTPRKMHQETKSSPLRKDANNSSSHSSLGKVSNSKLLFLLRSKTSLGRIESNNSTTASAKTQATIDQAPLLPHAIQQTPNLNTKPEHTIIPISKTRNNNSFLSGVKSLLNKGQIRDHSDGVLSKNMINMPCVFEKSLKEKTTIASATPASYKENKTIESDKLEGGNETVNLIQKAPLSVVLPAPNVDDSDTFRILGNKEPKNSASTKPNITLQDASGTEKSNRESATKHLKTNFKKPETGDTPNAPPPKFDTSDSTRNQTPKISYPSLKKFNTGEDKSVSTTEIITVPSLAEFVFSAREMKEDADLRRMEILKSPHSSKKPPEKPLGLKDNQDVSTEDEVSDYTASPSKSESDRSGNNAKAPFSAGPEIAENKNDINGSETNGNDKTKEVKIKRPETKITEAYMNKASINEAVETIRQITHKGPINSGKTVFQSSQKIETDPLQKAFQTNSTIEISSFNSSKRARVEDLLNPSKKNKLNKESFSNTPKGTANPSVHPETQLAIKDASNTKEIINVIDTGKQDILVSSPQSDALRSTQTIIQRDNLQKNVRDPSQAEYTSAKSSVAIKKRDNSKSPPPAHNNKEPAKKKWSSVLDEEGVPEAVESRSLLNLFSNVFKTSLHSKNKSPIGNALHMLGQKPSAPEVAVTTESLGNKSDDMPLSQPVNGSKPEYTNDPQTSLSQPTGAGEAVAQSIKSSLLDLAKDKQIMEEKFNRGRTDTGISHPAKMELIYISDPDKRYSENDSSSDLESLSSRESDEIKVVKDIDTSTGKNQNQTWSDPELEWRRSERELTKNILRSLDDNTKYDKKTMCILIEQGIPRHSHLSNNPLTSVTNNICSVENYETSNAFFYQQVHKRDRLQYLPLYEASTLEESDVVKREDSVNKNTRTEGKNSEQSLTPTKTFQTPTISSPLGFEIINAPINKNGTITKETGVTTHHDISHSKAKNNKENLSKDFWRQEWLANLKLISVSLVDEFPSKTPKSERQTINENMERLKEIFVRKFGSKISKVLTESDIVILKGEIEDFPIDSRVRSFYNDTQNKPGTKKTRFWSYKKTLRFVVNMGIHIHMPQKPISKLALVKPQEVVPQQIIDAKLKPNDKKSQPTKELSSIKHVAAPPPAASKPVRQQQKIANKERLPEKEQIDGKNEERKKVVENGEVEPQNIPLSHLNAVSSGYANLDKNVATAEDQPDTQSEIITDKNTTDIFSSVDVLKTQSVICSQPANIYTSTQKTEYETKNQDNDIEKLEGEHMDDDGLSFVDNLLSRTELILDEKEKQLVAANEIIQSLSSVIMRDEIKITSLRGDLNFTKKSLQDAKSQISEKDARIQKLMLRVFKKRRG; translated from the coding sequence ATGTCTGATGGTAAGAAAACGCCCAATAGGTTGAGCACACCGAAGATTACTAATGATTCAAAGACACCAACGGATAAAAACGCTAAAattagtgaaaaattaaacgaAACCAAAACACCTAGAATACCATTATTTACGTTTGCTAAAGGCAAAAGCCATTCAAGGCCGTCAACTCCAACTCATAAGACACGCACTTTGTCGAAAGAAGCAAAGACAACCCCACGTAAAATGCatcaagaaacaaaatctTCACCATTGAGAAAGGATGCAAACAACTCTTCTTCTCACTCAAGTCTAGGGAAAGTAAGCAATAGCAAATTACTCTTCCTTCTTCGATCCAAGACGTCATTGGGGAGAATTGAATCAAACAATAGCACAACCGCAAGTGCTAAGACACAAGCAACTATTGACCAAGCGCCTTTACTCCCACATGCGATACAACAAACTCCAAACTTAAACACTAAACCTGAACATACTATAATACCGATATCAAAAACCCGAAACAATAACTCATTCTTATCAGGAGTCAAAAGTTTATTAAATAAAGGACAGATACGTGACCATTCTGATGGGGTTCTGAGCAAAAATATGATAAATATGCCATGTGTTTTTGAGAAATCACTTAAGGAGAAAACCACGATCGCAAGCGCAACACCGGCATcctataaagaaaataagacTATTGAGTCTGATAAACTGGAAGGGGGGAATGAGACTGTAAACTTAATTCAAAAGGCGCCTCTTTCCGTTGTTTTACCAGCACCAAATGTTGATGACAGTGATACATTTCGAATATTGGGAAACAAGGAGCCAAAGAATTCTGCAAGTACAAAACCAAATATCACACTTCAAGATGCTTCCGGAACTGAGAAAAGTAATAGAGAGTCCGCCACTAAACATTTGAAAACGAATTTTAAGAAACCCGAAACTGGTGACACACCTAATGCTCCTCCACCCAAATTCGACACATCAGACTCAACGCGTAATCAAACGCCAAAGATATCTTAtccatctttgaaaaaattcaacaCTGGCGAAGATAAATCGGTATCAACCACTGAGATAATAACAGTACCTTCGTTGGCTGAGTTTGTATTTTCCGCACGAGAAATGAAAGAGGATGCCGATCTAAGGCGGATGGAGATTTTAAAGTCACCGCATTCATCTAAAAAACCACCTGAAAAACCTCTTGGACTAAAGGACAACCAAGATGTGTCAACCGAGGATGAGGTCTCTGACTATACCGCCTCTCCCAGTAAAAGTGAAAGCGATAGAAGTGGAAATAATGCCAAAGCACCATTTAGTGCTGGACCTGAAATtgcagaaaataaaaatgatataaACGGTTCCGAAACCAACGGGAATGACAAAACTAAAGAAGTTAAAATTAAACGCCCCGAAACCAAAATCACCGAAGCATATATGAATAAAGCTAGTATTAACGAAGCAGTCGAAACGATCAGGCAAATAACGCACAAAGGACCAATAAATAGTGGAAAAACTGTATTTCAGAGCTCCCAAAAGATCGAAACAGATCCTCTTCAGAAGGCTTTTCaaacaaattcaacaattgaaatttcaagcttcaattcatcaaaaaGAGCTCGGGTGGAGGATCTGCTGAATCCCtcgaaaaagaacaaactTAATAAGGAATCATTCTCAAATACACCAAAAGGTACAGCGAACCCCTCCGTGCATCCAGAAACCCAGTTAGCTATCAAAGATGCCTCGaacacaaaagaaataataaatgTAATTGATACTGGCAAACAAGATATTTTGGTTAGCTCACCTCAAAGCGACGCTCTCCGTTCTACACAAACAATTATACAGAGAGACAacttacaaaaaaatgtacgAGATCCTTCTCAGGCCGAATATACTTCTGCCAAATCTTCAGTAGCCATCAAGAAGCGGGATAATTCAAAAAGCCCACCTCCGGCacataataataaagaaccagcaaagaagaagtggaGTAGTGTCCTAGACGAAGAAGGTGTCCCTGAGGCTGTCGAAAGTCGTTCGttattgaatttgttttcaaacGTATTCAAGACTTCCCTTCatagtaaaaataaatctcCGATTGGAAATGCTTTACATATGTTAGGGCAAAAGCCTAGTGCTCCGGAAGTTGCTGTTACCACGGAATCGCTGGGAAACAAATCTGATGATATGCCACTATCCCAACCAGTTAACGGAAGTAAGCCTGAGTATACGAATGATCCTCAAACCTCTTTATCCCAACCCACTGGAGCTGGCGAAGCCGTTGCTCAATCTATTAAAAGTTCTTTACTAGATTTGGCAAAGGATAAGCAAATTATGGAAGAGAAGTTCAATCGCGGAAGAACGGATACGGGAATATCTCACCCTGCAAAAATGGAGCTTATTTACATATCTGACCCCGACAAGAGGTATTCAGAGAATGATAGTTCAAGCGATTTGGAGAGCTTAAGTTCTCGCGAATCAGACGAAATCAAAGTAGTAAAAGATATCGATACAAGCACTGGAAAGaaccaaaatcaaacatgGTCTGACCCTGAATTAGAGTGGCGAAGATCTGAACGTGAATTAACCAAAAACATACTTCGAAGTCTAGATGATAATACAAAATACgataagaaaacaatgtGTATCCTTATCGAGCAAGGTATTCCAAGGCACAGCCACCTAAGCAATAATCCATTGACAAGTGTGACTAATAACATCTGCTCTGTTGAAAACTATGAAACGTCAAACGCATTTTTCTATCAACAAGTTCACAAGAGAGATAGATTACAGTACTTACCATTATATGAGGCTTCAACATTAGAAGAATCTGATGTTGTTAAAAGGGAAGATTCGGTCAACAAAAATACCAGAacagaaggaaaaaattcagaacAGAGTCTTACTCCGacaaaaacttttcaaacaCCAACCATATCATCTCCATTAGGCtttgaaataataaacGCACctataaacaaaaatggcaCGATCACCAAAGAGACTGGCGTGACTACCCACCACGATATTAGTCACAGTAAAGCCAAGAATAACAAAGAGAACCTATCGAAAGATTTTTGGAGACAAGAGTGGTTAGCAAATCTGAAACTCATTTCGGTCTCACTTGTGGATgaatttccttcaaaaacTCCCAAGAGTGAGAGACAGACAATTAACGAAAACATGGAAAGGCTCAAAGAGATATTTGTTAGGAAGTTtggttcaaaaatttccaagGTTTTAACTGAGAGCGACATCGTTATATTGAAAGGCGAGATAGAGGATTTTCCAATAGATTCTAGAGTCAGATCTTTTTATAATGATACACAAAACAAGCCTGGGACGAAAAAAACCAGGTTTTGGTCATACAAGAAAACTCTAAGATTCGTTGTCAACATGGGAATTCATATACATATGCCACAGAAGCCTATTTCCAAACTGGCATTGGTCAAACCACAAGAAGTCGTACCGCAGCAAATAATAGATGCCAAACTTAAACCAAACGATAAAAAATCACAACCGACAAAGGAACTGTCATCGATTAAACATGTAGCTGCACCACCGCCAGCAGCTTCAAAGCCTGTAAGGCAGCAGCAAAAGATAGCCAATAAGGAGAGGCTACCAGAAAAAGAGCAGATCGACGGCAAAAAcgaggaaagaaaaaaggtCGTTGAAAATGGTGAGGTCGAGCCGCAAAACATACCCCTATCCCACTTGAATGCGGTATCTTCTGGCTATGCTAATCTTGACAAAAATGTTGCAACTGCTGAAGATCAACCAGATACTCAATCCGAAATTATCACGGATAAGAACACAACAGACATTTTTAGCAGTGttgatgttttgaaaacacAGTCAGTAATCTGCTCACAACCAGcaaatatatacacatcAACTCAAAAAACAGAATATGAAACCAAAAACCAAGACAATGATatcgaaaaattggaaGGAGAACATATGGATGACGACGGCCTTTCCTTTGTTGATAACCTTTTGTCGAGAACAGAGTTAATTTTggacgaaaaggaaaaacagcTGGTCGCAGCAAATGAAATCATCCAGTCTTTGTCAAGTGTAATTATGAGagatgaaatcaaaataacGTCACTTAGAGGAGACCTCaactttacaaaaaaatctctcCAGGATGCCAAAAGTCAGATTTCTGAGAAAGATGCTAGGATTCAAAAGTTAATGCTAagagtttttaaaaaaaggagaGGATGA
- the PCF11 gene encoding Pcf11p, which produces MDHDTEVIIKDFNSILEELTFNSRPIITTLTKLAEENISCAQYFVDCIENRIEKCMPKQKLYAFYALDSICKNVGSPYTIYFSRNLFNLYRKTYLLVDNTTRTKLINMFKLWLNPNDTGMPLFEGSALEKIEQFLIKASALHQKNLQAMLPTPTVPLLLRDIDKLTSLTSDRLKNQPNDEKLKMKLLVLSQLKQELKREKLTLNALKQVQMQLRQVFSQDQQVLQERMRYHEFQQQQQQQQQQYHETKETQGTSPQNSNAAIPLFGNNPDIMNHQGTLSSSLFGNISGVESFQDIEKKKNLSKIKNLYESLQSEGLIYTPPKESIVTLYTKLNGHSSYSLDSREKQLMKNLPKIPLLNDILSDCKAYFATVNVDILNNPTLQLSEQTLLQENPIVQNSLIHLLYRSKPNKCSVCGKRFGNSETEKQLQNEHLDWHFRINTRIKGSQNTANTGISNSNSNTTTTRKNIQSRNWYLSDSQWVAFKDEEITSTQHKVDYTDPNIMENSNNIDNSNSYANEINEKSAKDTLGNRKDNEVKIKEKYVVVPETSQDMVFKCPICKETVTGVYDEESGEWIWKNTIEVDDKYFHSTCYHETSESLNKFDEGSVDLDDLKKLITK; this is translated from the coding sequence ATGGATCACGACACTGAAGTCATAATCAAGGATTTCAATAGTATTCTTGAAGAGCTAACTTTCAATTCGAGACCGATCATTACCACTCTTACGAAGTTAGCggaagaaaatatatcatGTGCCCaatattttgttgattGTATAGAGAATAGGATCGAAAAATGTATGCCTAAACAGAAACTATACGCCTTTTACGCCTTAGATTCCATTTGTAAAAACGTTGGTAGTCCATACACAATCTACTTCAGTAGAAATTTGTTTAATCTATACAGAAAAACATATCTCTTGGTGGATAACACTACAAGAACGAAGCTCATCAACATGTTCAAGCTTTGGCTAAACCCAAACGACACCGGCATGCCCCTGTTTGAGGGCTCTGCTCTAGAGAAGATTGAACAATTTCTAATAAAGGCCAGCGCTTtgcaccaaaaaaatttacaagCAATGTTACCAACCCCCACTGTTCCTCTTCTACTAAGAGATATCGACAAGTTAACATCTTTGACCAGCGACAGATTAAAGAACCAGCCAAACGatgaaaaactgaaaatgaaacttTTGGTCTTATCTCAATTGAAGCAAGaactgaaaagagagaagcTAACTCTCAATGCGTTAAAGCAGGTTCAAATGCAACTGAGACAGGTTTTTTCGCAAGACCAACAAGtattacaagaaagaatgaGGTATCACGAATttcagcagcaacagcaacagcaacagcaacaatatCACGAAACTAAGGAAACCCAAGGAACCTCTCCTCAAAATTCCAATGCGGCTATCCCACTATTTGGTAACAACCCTGATATAATGAACCATCAGGGCACTTTATCTTCATCTCTCTTTGGAAATATTTCCGGTGTTGAATCTTTTCAAGACatcgagaaaaaaaaaaacctaagtaaaatcaaaaacctTTATGAATCTTTGCAATCTGAGGGGTTAATATATACTCCACCAAAGGAATCCATTGTAACGCTTTATACAAAGCTAAACGGCCATTCAAGCTATTCTTTGGACTCCAGGGAAAAAcaattaatgaaaaaccTACCAAAGATACCGCTACTAAATGACATTCTCTCTGACTGTAAAGCCTATTTCGCCACAGTCAACGTTGATATCTTGAATAACCCAACCTTACAACTATCTGAACAAACCTTACTTCAAGAAAACCCAATCGTTCAAAATAGTCTCATTCATTTATTGTACAGATCGAAACCAAATAAATGTAGTGTGTGTGGTAAGAGATTCGGTAATTcagaaactgaaaaacAACTACAAAACGAGCATTTGGACTGGCATTTCAGAATAAATACAAGAATTAAAGGTTCTCAAAATACAGCAAACACAGGTATAAGCAACTCAAACTCAAATACCACTACTACAAGGAAAAATATACAATCAAGAAACTGGTATTTGAGCGATTCTCAATGGGTAGctttcaaagatgaagaaatcacCTCTACACAGCATAAAGTTGACTACACTGATCCCAATATTATGGAAAACAGTAATAACATCGATAATTCAAATAGCTACGCTAATgaaattaatgaaaagtCTGCAAAGGACACTTTAGGAAATCGTAAAGATAAtgaagtaaaaataaaggaaaaatatgTTGTCGTACCAGAAACTTCACAGGATATGGTTTTCAAGTGTCCGATTTGTAAAGAAACTGTCACCGGTGTTTATGATGAGGAATCGGGTGAATGGATCTGGAAAAATACGATTGAGGTTGATGataaatattttcattctACTTGCTATCATGAAACCTCCGAAAGTTTAAATAAATTTGATGAAGGCTCAGTTGATTTAGACGatctaaaaaaattaatcaCTAAATAA